In Carassius gibelio isolate Cgi1373 ecotype wild population from Czech Republic chromosome B17, carGib1.2-hapl.c, whole genome shotgun sequence, the genomic stretch TTTTTGCCTGTCATCCAGAGGAATCATAGGTCTCTCTGGTGGACCTGTGGAGGTTCACGGGCTGCAAGGGAGGACAAACTACCTCAGCTCTTACGCTCATGGCGTCCAGTCTCAGTCCCTGTCCCAATGGAGCTCATCTTTCACTGTGGCCAGTGAGTGGAGACAATCACGATCTGCGTCATTTCAAGTGCTAGTGTCTGTTTTGATTTAGACTTTGTAGATTTGTTTACAGATGTAAAGTTTTATAGACAAAAGTGTTTACTCACTGGCTTGGCAcagtcaaaaataaaattatagttttatattatgatttcaatatgattatattaatattgaattTTAACAATAATATTCGAATTAGTGTAATCATAACACCTTGTTCTCGATGAACTTAAACACTTACTCAACATAATggtgctgtttaaaaaaagatgtGCTACTGATCTCAATAACTATGTCATAATGTTAGGAAAAGTGTGGCCAGTTGGTTTGCGAAAATAATATAGTGTATAAAATGATAGAGAATATAAAAGCGAATTAAAGTTGTTTATCATCACAGATTTATcaggttactttttttttttttttttcaggaacaaTTAGCTTGCCTTTGGAAGTGTCCAGTCAAACCAGCAGTTCTGCCAATGTTGCATCTGGAGCAGGTAAAAAGCGTTTGGATAACTGGAACTGAAAgttgctttgcataaaagcatctactcaatgtttaaatgcaaatgtaGTCTACACTGAGTATCCCTGCTTCTCCCTTGCAGCCAAGaaaccagtaaaaaaaacagtgaagaaaCCTCCTCCTCCAACAACAGCAAACAGGGGTCTGTGTGGCCTGATTTTCTAATCCAAATTAAATTGTTAGTCAAAGCAGAATGATTATCATGACAAGAAAGAGCTGTGTAAATGTTGTTCCAGATTGCCCAGTCGATATGGCTTTGCTGCTGGACGGTAGCTACAACATTGGACAGCGGCGGTATAATCTGCAGAAGAACTTTGTCAGTAAGCTTGTAGCCATGCTGAAGGTTGGAACGCCGGGTCCTCATGTAGGAGTGGTGCAGACCAGGTGATCTGGACAATCCTAGTTGTCTGTCACATGGCTGTTTAGCCATTTTTTCCTTTGTCAGTGAGTGTAACGTCATGTTTTTCTTTCTAGTGAGACACCTCGAACTGAATTCTACTTGTCAAACTATACAACAACCAAAGATCTGACTTTTGCCATCAAAGAGATGCCATACATTGGGGGCAAAACCAATACAGGTCTACAATCTCATCttctatttacatttcaaatgaattattGGATGAAATGGATCTAGAGCATTTCAATTAAATCATGCATTTttggggggtaaaaaaaaaaaaaagtacaaatataaaaaagactaaataaataaataattgtcatTGACAGTACGGCATTTATAATGGGAATCAATAGGTCTTGAAATATGTTAAGACAGCTTTGAAAGAAAAACTACAAGACAGTCCATTTAAagattaaaattctgtcattttcttaACTTCAAGTTGTTCCAGACCAGATTTTTTGCTGTGAAACCTTTAAAATGCCCATAGACTTCTATtgtaaatccattttttttacttgtttttacaTTCAGTATGCTTTTGTTTGATAATTGACAGCGTGTCATAGTTAGTGACAATATAGAGTTTCTTGTATTAAACTCATTCCTAATAACTCTGACACAGATTGATTTATTATTGAAGATGCTTTGGCTTCAGTAAGCAGAACTGGGCAGGCTTAAGTTATTGCATTTTGCACAGGCAAGGCCATACTACACACTGTGAGGAACTTCTTCAATCCGGATTTTGGTGTTCGGAGAGGTTACCCACGGGTCATTGTGGTGTTTGTCGACGGGTGGCCTTCTGATAATGTGGAGGAGGCAGCAATTTTAGCCAGAGAGTCCGGTATTAACATCTTCTTTGTGTCTGTCGCCAAACCTGCTCCTGAGGAGATGAGCCTGGTGAGCGAGCAAGACTTCATGAGAAAGGTAAGATGTTTCACATATGAAttcatggagaaaaaaacaaaaacaaatacttttGGTAACATCAGAGTTTTTCTGAAATCTGACAGGCGGTGTGCAAGGACAACGAGTTCTTCACCTTCACCATGCCCAGCTGGTTCAGCACAAATAAGTTTGTGAAGCCACTAGCTCATAAACTTTGCTCCATCGATCAGATGCTCTGCAGCAAGACATGCTATAACTCAGTGAACCTGGGCTTCCTGATTGACGGCTCCAGCAGCGTAGGTGATGGGAACTTTCGGCTCGTTCTAGACCTTCTTCTCTCTGTCGCGCGCAACTTTGACATCTCTGACATCGGCTCTCGCATCGGTGCCATTCAGTTCACCTACGACCAAAGGATGGAGTTCAACTTCAATGACCACACCACAAAAGATAGTGCTCTGAGCGCCCTGGAGAACATCCCGTACATGAGCGGAGGAACGGCCACGGGAGACGCCATCAACTTTGCAGTGCGGAGTCTCTTTAAACCGCGCACAGGCTCCAACAAGAatttcctcatcatcatcactgatGGACAGTCTTACGATGATGTGAGAGTGCCAGCTATGGCTGCCCAGAGAGAGGGTACGCTTTTTACATTGACATTTCATTAAGAACATGGGTTTGCAGGCCCCTGAGGGTCCAGGGGGTCAGTAGAGAAGATCatgttattatttaaagttaTAATTAAATGTAACCAACAAAATTAAGTCTTATTTTTATAGTGATGGTCTCTGAGGTGGTAAGGGTGCAGGTGGGGGTCTCTGGGTCTGAAGTTCTAGAACATTTAAGACCTCTAAAATGTGCTTTATCTCTAATGCACAAAATAGTGCACTTACAAAGTAAACAAGTGTGATGAAATCTTGATCACGTTGTTCTTGTTTCTTCACAGGGATCACTGTGTTTACAGTGGGCGTAGCTTGGGCTCCGATGGAAGATCTGAAGGCGATGGCGTCCGAGCCCAAGGAAAGTCATGTGTTTTTCACTCGCGAGTTCACCGGCCTGGCGCAGTTCCAGCAGCCCATCGTACGGGGCATCTGCAGGGACTTTACAGAGTTCAATTAGACAGTGCAACTGCTTGAGAGCAACAATAGAAAGTAAGAATGCaggaaaggaagaaaaaaaaaaaaaagaaagaaaaaagggggGCAATCCTGAAAGAGAAGTCACTTTTGTCTTTTGCAGAAAAAGGGATTTGAATGGTTTTGTTATAAAGGTATTGGTACGTTTGATCCAAAGGATTTTACAGCTTAATTGAGAATGTATCACACAGTATTGTATGTCAACCTCTCTATAACGTGGAGAATGTATTTGTTGGTGATTTATAGTCTTTCTCTTTATGTTCCTGGTGAAAAACATTCACTCATGCTTCTGGCACGTCTTTTTTTCCTGTGGAGGGGTCACTGTAACAAAAGGCTCTTTTATATTCATTTCGGGACTTGAAGATTTAATTCCAGTTATGCAAGGTTGTGCACAAGATAGTACGCAAAAGCAGTCACGATGAGGACTGTCAGTGAAACAGCGCCCTCATATGCATTCTGGTGGCAGTACACAAATACACAGCTTTCAGTCAAACATTCATAAATAGTTCTgggttatataataaaatataggcCTTCCCAGGAGTAGCAAACAATATACATGCACTGTAGTACATTCACAACATCACAATCAATCACGAATGTCTGGGTGTgcgatgacaaaaaaaaaaaaaaaaggttaacgtTTTGATTATATATCATGTTTTCCTTTTCTTAAAttatactttcatgtatttatcgAACCTATTTTCTGTGTACCTTTCTATATGCATGTTTTACTGTCTCACGTAATGAAAACAGAGGGGAGGAGGGGTGTCAAACTGCTTGtacatttgtttataatttattacTTTCTTCTCAATAAAGGACAAGGTGTTTGTACAACTTGACCAGCTGAACATTGTCCTCATCTGAACAAGGCTGAGCTTCATCAGAAACGTGAACATATTCAAATAACACGTGTATTCATTTGTGTAGTAGGTTTTTTTTCAGTCGGAGTCTCCCTCAGCAGAAACACAATCTTTATTAAAATCGGGATTCCTGGCAATCGTCATTAATGACCCGCCAACCAAATATTGTGATAAATTCAACGCTGCATTAATTGTCGAGACAAGGGACATGTTGCATATACAGATAcaccatttaatatttattatagacattttatatacattacttttcaaCAGTTGTTTTGCTATGTGGTACAATCTTTAAAATCCGTTGATTCGTAGTAAATCAAAGACCTTACAAAACTCATCAAAACTCTTCAAACTGATCAGAACTTTTGGAAGACTAGAAAAAATACTTTATTGTAGTATTAATCATGcattacacaaacaaaaaatgtctTGGTTACACCATGAACTGCATTGTTTCCTTTAAAAACCATCGAACAGATTTGGGGTAGAACGAGCAAACCAAATATTTCGAATAAATTTGATTGACGACTCCAATCGCCAAAATGAAAACTATCAGTtatcatttcattccaaacctgtgaggtTTTCTCTCATTTTTGTTAGAATGTTAGTTAACCAACATTCCACTGAGTTCCATTTCATTCCTCAAAATAGCTTTTATGTTCCAGTTTATACAGGTCTGTAATGACAtgagtaaattatttttcattttgggttgaacCTTCCCTTTAACTTCTCGCTTCTCTCCTGGTCTCCAGCATCACGGAGTGAATTTAAACCCGTTTTCAGCCAACCAAGACACGGCACGAGCGTTTATACGAACCTATATACGTTAATTTCCTATCAGTTAACCTGTTCGGTTTGGTTAGCGACAGCCCAATCTTTGAGTTACCATGAAGCTATGCTCTGAAGGACAAGAAGACTATccacaaacagaaaataaacagtGTTCGGATCTCTAACCTGCGATACTTCAACTCATTTTACAGTAAGGTGTACAGAAACATCACATAGTGACAGGATGCTGCAGTTTATTTGTAAATTCCTAAAAGCTCTCATGGCACCACGCGATGTGCTTCTACTAACGTACAATCTCTCCTTTAAGTGAGAAAACAATGTTAAAGCAATGTTAAGGAGAGCACTCATCCAGGGTTACCAGAGACACAAGACCTTCAAGAAGAAGAACCGCCTAAAATGGAGGGCTTGAGTGGGATTATAGTCcctttaaaaaatgtgattttcagCGGTTTTATGACagtctttatttatataaaattgattataaaaactatacttttttttacacaaaaaaatgaaacaaacgctAAAGGTATGAAGGTTTGACTGTATTTAACTGTATTTGCTTGCGTTACATTAGGATGAGGAGGGTAACTGAGATATGGGTGTGGTTTATGGCTCGGCAGGGGGCGGGACTCAGTTCCTCTGGTGCCCGGATGATGGTCGGTGACAACCCACTGATGGATGAACATGATAACCACTCCATGGTCACTGAAACTTACCTACAGGACACATTATCAGCTCAGTTCAAAACCAGTCAAAAGGCTACAAAAACTGGTTTCACTCCAGCTTTGACTTACAGTAAAttacagctatttttttttctttttttgaagaaaacaaaaaagagattAAAACTGATTGAGCACTCCACACTGGCTTCGCAAAAAAACAGCACGTCCCCCTCTTGGCACCTGGTATCGTGTATGTGGTGTGAGTTTGATAGCGTAGGTGGAAGCCACTTCAATGTAGTGTGAGAAATGCTACTCTTGTTACACAAGGCAGTGAAGCAGTCCTTTCTTTCTCTCGTCTTTTCATATGCATTAATTCGGACGTGCTTTTATACAAACACTTTGGCCAGGGCATCGGCTCCAGCACTTCCTATGTATGCCTTAGATGGGTGGAAGGCAACGTCATATATGGCCTCGTCCGACTTTTTCCTGTGCGCAGTAACCTCTTGTACGCATGTCTTGCTGTCCACGTTCCACAAGCGGATGGAACTATCATGACCTGTGTTAGACAAAGAAGAGgcattaagtttatatttaaagggacatttcagcagaaaatgtacaaaattactGATTGCTTTGACTTTTGCTGATACAGTAGCTGAAAAAAGCAAAACCCCAAAACACTCACTTCCTGACATCAAGTAGATGCCATTTGGATCTATAGCCAGACTAGTAACAGCATCCAAGTGAGCCACCATTGCATGAATGGCTTTACCTACAAATAGAGATGGAAGGAAGGTGATTAATAATCCCAAactaatcatatttaaaaatttaattttttatttgttttactgtatttttgatcaaatacatacaGCTTTTTTTTAATGAGCATAAGACTTCTTTTTTAAACATGATAAAAATCATACTGACACCAAACTAGTGAACAGTAGTGCATTAATTTTATatgacgacacacacacactaaaaaaaacCTCACCTGATTTATTATCAAAGAATTTGATGTGTCTATCCTCGTGAGCAGTGACTGTGATTGGCAGGGTGGGGTGGGTGACCACTTTATTAATGTGATTCCCAAAAGGAATAGCTGCAACAAAGCAGAAGAAAGTAAACATGACAAGTTCAATTCTAATTAAAGCATTGAACTATATATAATTCATACATATCCACAAGTGTACTTTGTTTTAGAACCAATGTGGAGGACGTACCGCTCTCGCCCTGTGCGGAGAATACCATGACGGGCTGCGATGTCTCTAGATCATAAATGACAACATCTCCCGTGTTGTAGGATGCCACCATGTGAGCTGGATCACACCCATTGAAATCAATTGATGTGGGAACACCATGATCTGAAAGACAGGAAATGAAGAAATGAGTTGCCAAACGCTTCATTGATTACAGAACAGTGCAAACAAGATACATTCCGCTCACCTCTATCTGAGTTAAATGTGCTGAGACACGGTGACTTCCCCTGAGGGTTCCACAGCTTGATCGTCCCATCAGCTGAACAGGACAGCAGTCGCTCTTTGATTCCACTGTAAGCCAATCCCCACACCGCGTCACTGTGACCCAACAACGTACCAGCCAACACGCTGGGGTCTGAGCGATACAGaggacacacacagagaacatacTAGTGATCAGACAGGTTTCCTCCTTTTAATTCTTGCTTGTAAGTTTTATGAAAATAAGAGGTGACATATGCCACCCAGATTTGATCTTCTCACCATATGTGTCGTATGGGTCTACATTAGAGCTGGGGATGTTCCACCACTGAATTGTTGAATCGATTCCACCACTAAAACACTGCTCGCCGCTGGAGCTCACAACCAATGAGAGCACAGGCCCACTGCAGCAACAAATCATACAGGTTAAGAGGATTTGTGAGACAAAATATTACTGTCTAAAAGACTAAATTGGTGGATTCAGCAGATTACTTGATTGTTTATTCAGGGGCCCTaaagaaaatctaaatctaaatgttatgtatatcaatgcattaaaaaagaaaatatgaagtcatgtgcaatttttttttggtAGTTTATGTAAAATCagtcaattaaatattttgtctaaTGCAATGATAACTCAAACACCTAAATATTTCTAGAGTGTGCAAATACGAAGGTGCATAAATTGAGGTACAAAGTAAGTAATAGAATATTTTAGTCAAACAGTGCCAGTAGGTTGTGTTTGTTAAATTCTTGCCCTGACCAGCTCTATGTGTGATGTGGAAACATCCTAGAGCAACAACAGTGAAACAGTAGACCACACATGCTCACGGGACAAGGACCGAGATCTCAGAGGGTAAATAATCATGTGCCCTTATTTAACACACTCCCGATCCAGCTCCAAACAACAGCAATGGCTGAAGAGAAGCTTGTCAAGAGCTTTATGACATAGGTCTAAAGGTGCGCTCAGTCATTTttgccaattaaaaaaataaataaaaaataccctaaagaaataaaaaacacttttgaacaAAATATTGAGTACTGACATGAGACAAAGATATCGAAGTCTTCTAGAAAAAGTAATGTATTGAATGTATTCCCAAGAAAATGATGCTGAAGTTGTTTATTGTCCAGTCCAGATGTAGTGCTTTTCTAAGTATTATCTCATCGGAGCTTAATAAAGACTATCTTCTTAATTTTGACAAGAGTTGACTGTCACTTAAATTACGGAGCTTCAGGTTCTGCATAAACCCATGTATTCTTAGTTGCACAATGAAATGAGTTGCAGGCACCTGACCCAGTGTTTGTAGGTTCTAATCCTGTATGGTACAGCTTTATATAACTGTGTGTAATGTTGTGTCACTTGGAGCCAACTGCTGCAGTTCTACCTTCGACGACTCAAGTCTCTGTAAAATGTAACAAACTACAATGCTTGAGTGGCATGCTGTGTAAATTGAAAGGCTAAAGCTTTGAAGATTTTGTGTAGCAAGTGTTTAACCATGGGAACTACGCATTGTTTAATCCAGAATTCAAGTTTGCCAAAAATGGCCATAAGTGGCATGGCACCATAATTGCTGCATgcagatgtatatatatactttttttttttttttgtctttgaagACCAAGAATTCCCACAATGCTCATTTCAACAGTggccatttttttaaataacaaatataattctTGTTATGCCAAgctctaaaataatttttttagtagaaactgcaaaaataaaaacatggaaaaacaggtaaattattttttttttttatcctgatgAGACTATGTATTGTTGTGGACAACTGTGGAGTCAAAATTATAGAGAACCACTGTTCTACAATGAGCAGGTCGCCCTCTTATGGACAGCATCAGGTTGCCATACCATGAAAATCCTCCTGTTTCATGCAACTAACTGGCTACATTAATATTAACCATAATAATGAGTAAATATACTGGGGACTTCAAGCAGCTAGAGTGTTTACAGTGTAATGCGGCTGCAAAATGCTTGCCACCAACAAAATATTAATGATCATTGGGACTGAATACACATGTTTGTAGTATGACAGCAAAAGAGAGCTCTGGCAAGAAATCTTAGAAATTAATAAACtctcataaaacacataatgttgtGGCAATAACTACATTGTCCACACTGTCACAACACTTTCACTCTCCTCAACACATTTAGGATAAACTGGAATGACGACAACAACAACCTCAGCATCCATTTTTTGTTGCTCTTGTACGGAAATTTGCTTAACAATGGCTATTTGTAAATCTTCGAGgctaatgtttttgaaatgtttgaCAGGCAGGTTTAttaagaaaagggaaaaaaaggaagTCAATATCATGAAATCAATACTTACATATGCCCTCTAAATGTGTATATGGGCTCCACATCAAAAGAGGCACTTCTGCAAAGCCAGATGAAACTTTGCTTAGCAGTTTGTATGGAACATTAATGTTGCATGATAAAATCAATCTGCTTCTTGAGACATCATTTTAAAGATCAAAAGCAATCCCAAGACAACACGTTTCTTGGGGAGCCACAGCGAGCACTTACTTTTTGGCAGGAACGGTCTTCTGGAGGTTCCACAGTTTGAGGGTGTGGTCTTCCGAGACGGTGACCAACACCGGTTCCACAGGATGGAAGGCCAAGGCCCGCACTCCATCAAAGTGGCTTCGCAGGGTATATTTGGGATTCCATGTCTTCCTGAACGCATCCTTATTGGCTGGCAGCTAAAAATAAAGGGTGGGGGGAGGGGTCATTGTAGAGGCATTTTGACAACTGCGACATGAAACCTGGAAATTGCAGGTCGACTGACTGTGACGCATTAGGATAGCTGTCCTATTTGAGCGCACGGCAAACCACAACTGTTTGGACAACCGAGGTCCTCTGTAACCTTTATACAGAATGGAGCTAATACAGTACATGACATCGGAGTAAACAGGACCGGCTGTTTTTATAAGTGTTAACTGatggttaaaaatgtaaaaaatgtaaacaattgaGCAGGAAACAgacaattgtatttttaaaagtagAGTCTGTTATTTATTAATGCTAGAATAGAGCATTATTAAAGCAGAAGAGCAGTGGGGTACTTACATCATAGCTGTATTCAGCCTCGTCATTGGACACAGTCAGATCTGCGAGGTCTCCCAGGCCCAGCACACTTTCCAACATGTCATCAGAGCCCATGATAAAGGACTTGCCCCCACCAGGCGTGAATGGCAGAGGCTCGGCTAAGAATaggaaagagaagagaagagaagagaaggccCAGTAAACAAGGTGCCACACCTTAGGATTGAAAAACAAGGCTTACGCAAAAAGACTGTTTAACAAACACATCCTTTAGCAGCTGAACAGTTCTGTGAGGGTGTAATATAGAACATACATCCTAAGTAATAATACACGAGTTGGATCAATAGCAAGATTTTGACTTTAACATCACACCAGCCTCTGGTTGCTCCATGGGGTATCCCAAAAAGCAGGGATACCCCATAGATATATATAAACAAGATTGTTGGTACCATTACCTAGAACCATACACTGTGCAATCCTAATTATGGTaataaatgtcttaatttaaGGGGGACAAACACTACACACATACTTGTGCCTCTTTACCAAAAATTAATGTTCTATTTGGTGACATTTACATTAGGGGTGGACAATATCTTATAGTTTGCGATATACTGGTAAAAATTCTCCCCATGATAATAATTAGTCTATTAGTTGACAAATTTCTGTGTGCGACAGTGTGGAGCGACATGGCGAAAGGCGGACCTGAAATTGAGGAGTTGATCGCTTTTACAATCTGGAACTGGTTTGGTTTGCCTTATAAATAGACATtccttacaaaaaaacaaaaaaacaagattgCTTGAAGAACAGATAAACCATACATTTTGTGCAATCGTATGTTCACTGTCTTCAAATTTCATCAGGTCAAATTTCTGCAGTTTATTCAGCTATAACTGGATACCTTTGTCCATTTTAGGGATTTCCTGGAGTGTAGTCAGTAGTAGTATTCTGCTATGCATATGTGGAGTTGATATCGTAGTCGCAATAAATACtagaaatattgtgatatattttgaagcccatatcgcccagccctaatttacATAATCCTTAGTTTAGAAGTGGGTCAGAAGAGTCAGAAGAGAGGAAGACAAAAGAGTGAGAGATAAAGAAAGCAGAAGTGAGGGTGTGTGATGTGTTTGACCCAGCTGGCTCTGTTCGGAGCAGTAAGAGAATCTCTCGTGCTGGAAGCTGTCAGGAATGCTGATGCAGCAACTGGCCTAATTAAGATTCTACCGCAGGGCTAGCGTGTGCCACAAAGCACATACGaagtacacacatgcacacgcaggCACACGTTgaaagaatagttcactcaaaaaaaatacttttggaaTTTTGTGCTGTGtgtgaaaactaataaaaacttgCAGAATGCCTAAGCAGCTTGTTTCACAGACTGAAAGTAGGCAGTGATTTCTTATTAGTGTACTACTTACATTGCTAGTATTCTGGACGTATATGACAGCTTTGTGTAAGCAGCTGGCTTAAGTCATTATTCATATGTTTATGCACGTCTagacacactacagttaaaaaattaggggtcagtaagattttat encodes the following:
- the coch gene encoding cochlin, whose translation is MSMWFAVLHVLGILSLTCCTFGSDLNVPTPISCGTRAVDLPDTRQIVLCPANCTLWSLSVFGSGVYASISSICGAAIHRGIIGLSGGPVEVHGLQGRTNYLSSYAHGVQSQSLSQWSSSFTVARTISLPLEVSSQTSSSANVASGAAKKPVKKTVKKPPPPTTANRDCPVDMALLLDGSYNIGQRRYNLQKNFVSKLVAMLKVGTPGPHVGVVQTSETPRTEFYLSNYTTTKDLTFAIKEMPYIGGKTNTGKAILHTVRNFFNPDFGVRRGYPRVIVVFVDGWPSDNVEEAAILARESGINIFFVSVAKPAPEEMSLVSEQDFMRKAVCKDNEFFTFTMPSWFSTNKFVKPLAHKLCSIDQMLCSKTCYNSVNLGFLIDGSSSVGDGNFRLVLDLLLSVARNFDISDIGSRIGAIQFTYDQRMEFNFNDHTTKDSALSALENIPYMSGGTATGDAINFAVRSLFKPRTGSNKNFLIIITDGQSYDDVRVPAMAAQREGITVFTVGVAWAPMEDLKAMASEPKESHVFFTREFTGLAQFQQPIVRGICRDFTEFN
- the strn3 gene encoding striatin-3 — protein: MDENPGGGGGGMAAQKQQQQQGNSSMNPQISSSGGAPMVQQQQDEMPRPQQYTIPGILHYIQHEWARFEMERAHWEVERAELQARIAFLQGERKGQENLKNDLVRRIKMLEYALKQERAKYHKLKYGTELNQGEVKMPSFESDTKDTEVSAVPQNSQLTWKQGRQLLRQYLQEVGYTDTILDVRSQRVRSLLGLSGSEQNGSVETKNLEQILNGGESPAKRKGQDMKRNPEVLETFNFLENADDSDEEEEDEGDITEDVPDRSDKRRIKKHKIKVGNEGLASDLPDDPDTEEALKEFDFLVNAEDGEGAGEARSSGDGTEWAEPLPFTPGGGKSFIMGSDDMLESVLGLGDLADLTVSNDEAEYSYDLPANKDAFRKTWNPKYTLRSHFDGVRALAFHPVEPVLVTVSEDHTLKLWNLQKTVPAKKSASFDVEPIYTFRGHIGPVLSLVVSSSGEQCFSGGIDSTIQWWNIPSSNVDPYDTYDPSVLAGTLLGHSDAVWGLAYSGIKERLLSCSADGTIKLWNPQGKSPCLSTFNSDRDHGVPTSIDFNGCDPAHMVASYNTGDVVIYDLETSQPVMVFSAQGESAIPFGNHINKVVTHPTLPITVTAHEDRHIKFFDNKSGKAIHAMVAHLDAVTSLAIDPNGIYLMSGSHDSSIRLWNVDSKTCVQEVTAHRKKSDEAIYDVAFHPSKAYIGSAGADALAKVFV